The genomic stretch GTGCCCTGGCGGACCAGGCCGGAGAATTCTTCCTCGATGAAGATGTCGAAACGGATGCGGCGGTTTTCGATATCCAGGGTGCGGCGTTCCACGCGACCGACCTCGAAACCGCGATAGTAGATCGGCGAGCCTGCGGCCAGGGAGCCCGCATCGTCCGCCACCAGCGTGAGCCGCAAGCCCGGCACGCTCGCGGCGGTAACCGGTGGTTCTTCCAATCCGTCGAAATGATGGACCGACATCTTGGTCTCGCCAGGTTCGAGTTCGAGATAGGCACCACTCACGATGGTGCTGAGGCCGGAGATGGAAGCCCCGGAGACACGCGGTTTGACCACCCAGAAGCGGGTTCCCTGGCGGAGGAGATATTCGGAATTCGGGTCCATCCGGACCTCGGCGACGACCGATTGCAGATCATCGGACAAATCGACTCTCTCGATTACCCCGACTCGCACGGAGCGGCAGCGGACTTCCGTGGTTCCGGCCTCGATGCTCTCGGCCGTTTCAAAGCGCACGTAAGCGATCGGCCCGCGGCCGGCGTAGTGTTTCCACACCAGGCCACCCGCGACAACGAGTGCGAGCAGTGGTACCAGCCACACGCTGCTCCAGCGGCGGCGGTGGTGGATAACGGCGCGCGGTTCCTGCGTCTCTTCGGTCATGGGGTATCGGAAAGGTCACGTCCCACATGCTGGTCCCATAGCAGGCGGGGGTCGAAACTCATGGCGGCAAACATGGTCAGAACCACGACCGCTGCAAAGGAAACGATCGCCGGACCCGGCAAGACGTTCGAAAGGGCACCCACCTGCACCAGCGCCACGAGGATGGCGACCACGAAGACATCGACCATCGACCAGCGGCCGACGAGTTCGGTGATGTGGTAGAGCCGGGTGAGGTTCTTTGGCGAGGTGTGGGTCTTGCCGGCTGCCGCGAAGCAGAGCCAGCCGAGGGCCAGCATTTTCAAGATCGGGATAATGATGCTTGCGGAGAAAATGATGGTGCCGACCAGGTAGTCGCCCTTCTTCCAGAAGTTCAGGACGCCCGACATGATCGTGTCATTCGAAGTGCCGCCGATGCCGCCGACGGACATGATCGGCAGCAGGTTGGCTGGGAAGTAGAGGGCGATCGACGAAAGGAGAAAGCACCAGGTGCGCTCAAGGCTGTGGGGCTTGCGCAGGTGCAGGGCGCTCTGACAACGCGGACAATGGGCGAGTTCGACCGGGCTCACCTTCCCGCACAGGTGGCAGGAGGCGAGTCCTTCGGCGGCTGCGCTGCGAATCTCCATCAGTCGTTCTTTTGAAAGGCGATTTCCAGCCGGTCCCAAAGCTCCAGGCGGTCGATTCCGGCCATCGCGAATGAGGTGCAGACCACGAGTCCGGCCATCGCCCACAGGCCGATGCCGAGATGAATCTCGCCGATCGCGCCGAGTTTCAGAAGCGCCACGAGGATGCCGAACAGGAATACCTCCAGCATGCTCCATGGCTCGCAGAGTTGGAACCAACGGGTGACTGCCCTGGCGCCGGGGAAGGCGATGCCGAAGCGGAGGGGGCCTGCCACGTAGAGCAGCCCGCCGACCAGCACCAGAGGCGCGACCACGGTGAAGAACACGGTGGCCATGCCGATGACCGGATTTCCATCGCGCCACATCGCCTCGGCGGCCTCAAGGATTGTCAGTTCGCGTCGCACGCTGCCGGCATCGACGGTGATACTCGGGAACAGGTGAACCAGCACCATGAAGACCAACGCCGCCGAGGAGAAGCCGGTGGCCCGGGCC from Luteolibacter arcticus encodes the following:
- a CDS encoding paraquat-inducible protein A, whose protein sequence is MEIRSAAAEGLASCHLCGKVSPVELAHCPRCQSALHLRKPHSLERTWCFLLSSIALYFPANLLPIMSVGGIGGTSNDTIMSGVLNFWKKGDYLVGTIIFSASIIIPILKMLALGWLCFAAAGKTHTSPKNLTRLYHITELVGRWSMVDVFVVAILVALVQVGALSNVLPGPAIVSFAAVVVLTMFAAMSFDPRLLWDQHVGRDLSDTP
- a CDS encoding paraquat-inducible protein A gives rise to the protein MKRHLPGLSWPRLEEGPIRVACHFCDALQEAPRLHEGDAAHCCRCGELLYQNRPRSLARATGFSSAALVFMVLVHLFPSITVDAGSVRRELTILEAAEAMWRDGNPVIGMATVFFTVVAPLVLVGGLLYVAGPLRFGIAFPGARAVTRWFQLCEPWSMLEVFLFGILVALLKLGAIGEIHLGIGLWAMAGLVVCTSFAMAGIDRLELWDRLEIAFQKND